One genomic region from Leptospira tipperaryensis encodes:
- a CDS encoding sugar kinase yields MKITYYVSSHGFGHISRSMEIILYLLRSFPDLEIDLVTTREEFLKTLSLGESDSLYLKRLTTRKKSMDVGMVQKDSLSIDIKGTEQAIEEFDSQKSYLQISEIESCLDFETELIISDSASLPFNVADKLKIPSLFIGNFTWDFIYGGYQKESPLFSQTASVLFEEYYLATFGLLLPFSCPAASLAEQKNIGLVGRRPNLDKTNAKEFFKLPNDKINLLFSFGAYGVKTEHFEWKKFDSDRYRIVISGGTDFDLSLIPEKQREGILSFTNVHYPDLLTACDFVITKPGYGILSESVYAKTPLLYTDRGNFPEVPYLHQALKEEIPSAYLSNEELFSFQFEKSIGSAKAWKGKVSPLFERDGREDVKHAVSVFLKLI; encoded by the coding sequence ATGAAGATTACGTATTATGTAAGTTCGCACGGCTTTGGTCATATCAGCCGTTCGATGGAAATCATTCTCTATCTGCTCCGAAGTTTTCCGGACCTAGAAATCGACCTCGTTACGACGCGGGAAGAATTCTTAAAGACGTTATCGCTCGGAGAAAGTGATTCTCTTTATTTAAAGCGACTTACGACTCGCAAAAAATCCATGGACGTAGGGATGGTCCAAAAAGATTCCCTTTCCATCGATATCAAAGGTACAGAACAGGCCATCGAAGAATTTGATTCTCAAAAATCCTATCTTCAAATATCGGAAATAGAATCCTGTCTCGACTTTGAAACGGAACTTATCATTTCGGACTCCGCTTCTCTTCCGTTTAACGTCGCGGACAAACTAAAAATTCCATCCCTCTTTATCGGAAACTTTACATGGGATTTTATCTACGGAGGTTATCAAAAAGAATCTCCACTCTTTTCACAAACAGCCTCCGTCCTTTTTGAAGAATACTATCTAGCAACCTTCGGTCTTTTGCTGCCTTTCTCCTGCCCCGCGGCTTCTCTCGCAGAACAAAAAAACATCGGACTCGTCGGTCGACGACCGAACCTCGATAAAACAAATGCGAAAGAATTTTTTAAACTTCCGAACGACAAAATCAATCTTCTCTTTTCGTTCGGTGCCTACGGAGTCAAAACTGAACATTTTGAATGGAAAAAATTTGATTCCGATCGATATCGAATCGTGATTTCAGGAGGAACCGACTTTGATCTTTCTCTGATCCCTGAAAAACAAAGAGAAGGAATTCTTAGCTTTACGAACGTCCACTATCCGGATCTTTTGACCGCTTGTGATTTCGTGATTACAAAACCGGGCTATGGAATTTTAAGCGAAAGCGTTTACGCCAAAACTCCTCTTCTATATACGGATCGGGGAAATTTTCCGGAGGTTCCTTATCTGCACCAAGCCCTCAAAGAAGAAATTCCATCGGCCTATCTTTCCAATGAAGAATTGTTTTCGTTTCAGTTTGAAAAATCGATCGGAAGCGCAAAGGCCTGGAAAGGAAAAGTATCTCCTCTTTTTGAGAGAGACGGAAGAGAAGACGTGAAACACGCCGTGAGCGTATTTTTAAAATTAATCTAA
- a CDS encoding TrmH family RNA methyltransferase, which produces MNPEQGISFLEITSFSNEKLKNISNLKEKKHRETNGLFFIEGYREISRASKSGKVKFQNVLYSPECFLGENEYDLIRAIGAKAIKVPKKVFEKISYRDRPDGLIATAHFFATGIDTFPKESVQLKKGKPILVIEGVEKPGNLGTILRTAEGAGFHTVLVADPRLDLFNPNVIRASTGALFSLEVYLGETESIYSILKENGYKTLAVTPEAKKLYFDSDLRGKIALVFGSEQYGLSPFARSHSDEYISLPMFGEADSLNLAMSAGIVMYEVIRQGSSK; this is translated from the coding sequence TTGAACCCGGAACAAGGAATTTCTTTTTTAGAGATCACGAGTTTCTCCAACGAGAAACTCAAGAACATCTCCAATCTAAAAGAGAAAAAACATCGAGAGACAAACGGACTTTTTTTTATAGAAGGCTACCGAGAAATCTCACGCGCATCCAAATCGGGAAAGGTAAAGTTTCAAAACGTCCTCTATTCTCCCGAATGTTTTTTAGGAGAAAACGAATACGACCTCATCCGGGCAATCGGAGCCAAGGCAATCAAGGTTCCTAAAAAAGTTTTTGAAAAGATTTCGTACAGAGATCGACCGGACGGACTCATCGCAACCGCCCACTTCTTTGCGACCGGAATCGACACATTTCCAAAAGAATCGGTTCAACTCAAAAAAGGAAAACCGATCCTCGTCATCGAAGGCGTGGAAAAACCCGGAAACCTCGGAACGATCCTACGGACCGCGGAAGGTGCGGGCTTTCATACCGTCCTAGTCGCGGATCCGAGACTGGATCTTTTTAATCCGAACGTCATACGCGCTTCTACGGGAGCGCTTTTTAGTCTCGAAGTTTATCTCGGAGAAACGGAAAGTATCTATTCCATTCTCAAAGAAAACGGATACAAAACGTTAGCCGTAACACCGGAAGCAAAGAAGTTATACTTCGATTCCGACCTCAGAGGAAAGATCGCACTCGTCTTTGGTTCGGAACAATACGGACTTTCTCCCTTTGCGAGAAGTCATTCCGACGAATACATTTCCCTTCCGATGTTCGGAGAAGCGGATTCTCTCAACCTCGCGATGTCCGCAGGAATCGTAATGTACGAGGTCATACGTCAGGGTTCTTCCAAATGA
- a CDS encoding class I SAM-dependent methyltransferase, with amino-acid sequence MKIVKQAESLDGTYSLLDSGNFRKLEQIGPYTIIRPSPVSAWPESKPALWKNVHGEYVRSDKGGGAWNWNKKVEEEFFVQILEYSIKIKFTPFGHLGIFAEQLENWKKIQKLSSQLKKEEEVLNLFAYSGISTLAVLDGGASACHLDASKGMVDWARENATASGLADKKIRWMVEDVLKFLKREIKRGKDYRGFILDPPTFGRGASGEVFKIEKDLPELMDLLMELCGSKPDFIVLTCHSTGFSPLALQRILQGRIKNNGKFYLGELSIPEQSGKLYPSGSNCIYTSERLSL; translated from the coding sequence ATGAAAATTGTAAAACAAGCTGAAAGCCTCGACGGAACCTATTCTCTCCTAGACTCGGGAAACTTTCGTAAACTCGAACAAATCGGTCCTTATACCATCATCCGTCCGTCCCCGGTTTCGGCTTGGCCGGAATCCAAACCGGCTCTCTGGAAAAACGTCCACGGAGAATACGTACGCTCGGATAAGGGCGGAGGCGCTTGGAACTGGAATAAAAAAGTAGAAGAAGAATTCTTTGTTCAAATATTAGAATATTCAATTAAAATAAAGTTTACTCCCTTCGGCCACTTAGGGATTTTTGCGGAACAGTTGGAAAACTGGAAAAAGATTCAAAAACTTTCTTCTCAGCTCAAAAAAGAAGAAGAGGTTCTCAATCTTTTCGCCTATTCCGGAATTTCTACGCTCGCGGTCTTGGATGGAGGAGCTTCCGCATGTCACTTGGACGCCTCAAAAGGAATGGTGGACTGGGCCCGCGAGAATGCGACCGCGTCAGGACTCGCGGATAAAAAAATCCGTTGGATGGTGGAAGACGTTTTGAAATTTTTAAAACGAGAAATCAAAAGAGGAAAAGACTATCGAGGATTTATCCTCGATCCGCCGACCTTTGGAAGAGGAGCGAGCGGTGAAGTGTTTAAGATCGAAAAAGATCTTCCCGAACTCATGGATCTTCTCATGGAGCTCTGCGGATCCAAGCCGGACTTTATCGTTCTAACTTGTCACTCCACCGGTTTTAGTCCCCTCGCCTTACAAAGAATTTTACAAGGTAGAATTAAGAATAACGGAAAGTTTTACTTAGGAGAACTTTCCATTCCGGAACAGAGCGGAAAACTCTATCCTTCCGGATCAAATTGTATCTATACATCGGAGAGACTTTCGCTTTGA